In a genomic window of Gossypium arboreum isolate Shixiya-1 chromosome 7, ASM2569848v2, whole genome shotgun sequence:
- the LOC108483139 gene encoding putative pentatricopeptide repeat-containing protein At3g25970, with protein sequence MSLRCIFPANWKQNVNKCFFKLYSTQLPQTISTNIYINELFKSGRLNIARNLFDEMPTRTVVSWNTVISGYSKWGKFNEALALLSSMHRSDIKFNEFTFSTALSLCGRLLSLTPGKQIQCMVIKSGSESFELVGSSLLYFYANCSGIEEAKRVFHNLHDKNELLWNLMIVGYVECGLMKEALDMFMKMPKRDVVAWTALISGYMKREDGCEKALELFWWMRGSSEVVPNGFTLDSVIRACSRLANLREGRLVHGILIKYGFEFDQLIGGALIEFYSDCEAIADAKRVYDGVTNPCLNASNSLIRGLISMGRIDDAELIFNTLVEANSVSYNLMIKGYAACGRVEDSKRLFEEMSQRTIVSTNTMISVYSRSGEIGKALKLFEETRGERNPVTWNSMMSGYIQNEQYKEALMLYLNMCRLQIAHTRSTFSVLFHACSCLRSLQQGQLLHAHLIKTPFHSNVYVGTSLIDMYSKCGSISDAHESFSSISSPNVAAWTAIINGHAHHGLGSQAILLFEHMLQKGVVPNGATFVGILCACAHAGLVNEGMKLFRLMENCYGVVPTEEHYACVVDLLGRAGLLEEAEEFIKKMPVEADEVVWGALLHSCWYWMDMDVGERAAQKLFSLNPKTISVYVILSNIYAIRGKWGEKLEVRQRLRDLEVKKDPGCSWIELDNRLFVFSIEDRNHPYCNMIYATLEHLTMNLNSFHVAPF encoded by the coding sequence ATGTCGTTAAGATGCATTTTCCCGGCAAACTGGAAACAGAATGTCAACAAATGTTTCTTCAAGCTATACTCAACTCAGCTACCTCAAACAATTTCTACAAATATTTACATAAATGAGTTGTTTAAGAGCGGCAGGTTAAACATTGCGCGGAATCTGTTTGATGAAATGCCTACGAGAACCGTTGTGTCATGGAACACCGTGATTTCTGGTTACTCAAAGTGGGGGAAATTCAATGAAGCACTTGCTTTACTTTCATCCATGCATCGGAGTGATATAAAGTTTAATGAGTTCACGTTTTCCACTGCATTAAGCTTATGTGGTCGCCTGCTGTCTTTAACTCCTGGAAAACAGATTCAGTGTATGGTTATTAAATCTGGGAGTGAGAGTTTTGAGCTTGTTGGAAGTTCTTTGTTGTATTTTTATGCCAACTGTTCTGGTATCGAAGAAGCGAAGCGGGTTTTCCACAACTTGCATGATAAAAACGAGTTGTTGTGGAATTTGATGATTGTGGGTTATGTTGAGTGTGGTTTGATGAAGGAGGCTCTTGATATGTTTATGAAGATGCCGAAAAGGGATGTCGTGGCTTGGACTGCATTGATTTCGGGATACATGAAGAGGGAAGACGGATGCGAAAAGGCTTTGGAGTTGTTTTGGTGGATGAGAGGGAGTAGTGAGGTGGTGCCTAATGGGTTCACTTTGGATTCTGTTATAAGGGCTTGTAGCAGGTTAGCTAATTTACGTGAAGGGAGGCTTGTTCACGGGATTTTGATCAAATATGGATTTGAATTTGATCAATTAATTGGTGGTGCACTCATTGAATTTTATTCTGATTGTGAAGCTATTGCTGATGCTAAGAGAGTCTATGATGGAGTCACAAATCCGTGTTTGAATGCTTCAAACTCACTAATTAGAGGCCTCATATCAATGGGTAGGATTGATGATGCTGAACTGATTTTCAATACACTTGTTGAGGCAAATTCAGTTTCATATAATCTAATGATTAAAGGGTATGCTGCTTGCGGCCGAGTTGAAGATTCAAAAAGATTATTTGAAGAGATGTCTCAAAGAACAATAGTTTCTACCAACACTATGATTTCTGTATATTCCAGGAGTGGGGAGATTGGTAAAGCTTTAAAGCTGTTTGAAGAAACACGAGGGGAAAGAAACCCTGTGACATGGAATTCAATGATGTCTGGTTATATTCAAAATGAGCAATACAAAGAGGCTCTAATGCTGTACCTCAATATGTGCAGATTACAAATAGCCCATACAAGGTCAACGTTCTCAGTTCTCTTTCATGCATGTTCATGCCTGAGATCTCTTCAACAAGGACAATTActtcatgcacacttgatcaaaaCACCATTCCATTCTAACGTTTATGTTGGAACATCCCTTATAGATATGTACTCCAAATGTGGCAGCATCAGTGATGCTCACGAGTCATTTTCCAGCATCTCTTCACCTAATGTGGCAGCATGGACAGCTATTATTAATGGGCATGCACACCATGGGCTTGGCTCTCAAGCTATTCTACTCTTTGAGCATATGTTGCAGAAAGGAGTGGTTCCTAATGGTGCTACTTTTGTTGGAATTCTGTGTGCCTGTGCTCATGCTGGTCTAGTAAATGAAGGAATGAAATTATTCAGGTTGATGGAAAATTGCTATGGTGTGGTCCCAACTGAAGAACACTATGCATGCGTGGTTGATCTTCTTGGTCGGGCAGGTCTTCTGGAAGAAGCTGAAGAGTTCATTAAAAAAATGCCAGTTGAAGCAGATGAGGTTGTTTGGGGAGCTTTACTCCATTCTTGTTGGTACTGGATGGATATGGATGTTGGTGAGAGGGCGGCACAAAAGTTGTTCAGTTTGAATCCAAAGACTATATCTGTTTATGTGATTCTATCTAACATATATGCAATACGTGGGAAATGGGGAGAAAAGTTGGAGGTGAGGCAGAGGTTGAGGGACTTGGAAGTGAAAAAGGATCCAGGTTGTAGTTGGATTGAGCTAGACAACAGACTCTTTGTGTTTTCTATCGAGGATAGGAACCATCCATATTGTAACATGATTTATGCCACCTTAGAACACCTAACAATGAATCTAAACTCTTTTCATGTCGCTCCGTTTTGA